The following are from one region of the Hymenobacter sp. YIM 151858-1 genome:
- a CDS encoding DUF2256 domain-containing protein, giving the protein MPARSAAPRYTKSTLPTKPCATCGRPFAWRKKWSQCWDEVKYCGEKCRRNRPGPEVGSGPATS; this is encoded by the coding sequence ATGCCTGCCCGCTCCGCCGCCCCGCGCTACACCAAAAGCACCTTGCCCACTAAACCGTGCGCTACCTGCGGGCGGCCCTTTGCCTGGCGCAAGAAATGGAGCCAGTGCTGGGACGAGGTAAAGTACTGCGGCGAGAAGTGCCGCCGCAACCGCCCGGGGCCCGAAGTTGGTAGCGGCCCCGCCACTTCCTGA
- a CDS encoding class I SAM-dependent methyltransferase, with amino-acid sequence MASAFDPIGAALLDYLGGNHSATLTVHSSVAEDEPLPAKYFFRTLWEMPELERTALDECRGRVLDLGAGAGAHALELQNRGFQVKAIDVSAGAVQVMQQRGVREVARHNIFELTAASAERYDTLLMLMNGLGVVGTLDGLAKFLQQAHQLLLPGGQILATSSDISYVYEDEDGALNFNLNGPYYGEVEYQMSYQEQTGPQFHWLFADPTIVQDYAEEAGYDVEFIDEDDQQQFLVRLTRRG; translated from the coding sequence ATGGCTTCTGCTTTCGACCCCATCGGGGCTGCGCTTCTCGACTACCTGGGCGGCAACCACTCGGCAACCCTTACGGTGCACAGCAGCGTGGCCGAAGACGAGCCGCTGCCCGCGAAATACTTTTTCCGGACGCTGTGGGAAATGCCTGAGCTCGAACGCACCGCCCTCGACGAGTGCCGCGGCCGCGTGCTCGACCTAGGGGCTGGCGCTGGGGCCCACGCCCTGGAGCTGCAAAACCGCGGTTTTCAGGTGAAAGCCATCGACGTATCGGCCGGGGCCGTGCAGGTAATGCAGCAGCGCGGGGTGCGCGAGGTGGCCCGCCACAACATCTTCGAGCTGACCGCCGCCTCGGCCGAGCGCTACGATACCCTGCTGATGCTGATGAACGGCCTGGGCGTGGTGGGCACCCTCGATGGGCTGGCCAAATTTCTGCAACAGGCCCACCAGCTCCTGTTGCCCGGCGGCCAAATTCTGGCTACCAGCTCCGATATCAGCTACGTTTATGAAGACGAGGACGGCGCGCTCAACTTCAACCTCAACGGCCCATACTACGGCGAGGTGGAGTACCAGATGAGCTACCAGGAGCAAACCGGTCCGCAATTTCACTGGCTGTTCGCCGACCCCACCATCGTGCAGGACTACGCTGAAGAAGCCGGTTACGATGTCGAATTCATCGACGAAGACGACCAGCAGCAATTTTTGGTGCGCCTCACCCGCCGCGGCTAA
- the pseB gene encoding UDP-N-acetylglucosamine 4,6-dehydratase (inverting) → MALDLNHKSILLTGGTGSFGKQFVQLVLDRYPQVKRLVVFSRDELKQYEMAQQFPQSKYPAMRYFIGDVRDAERMKRACEGIDIIVHAAALKQVPAAEYNPMECIKTNIFGAENVINAALDCGVKDVVALSTDKAAAPINLYGATKLCSDKLFVAANNMKGSRDLRFSVVRYGNVIGSRGSVVPFFLQERHKGVLPITHPDMTRFNISLEEGVDLVLYALEHAWGGEIFVPKIPSYKITELATAIAPNCEQEIVGIRPGEKLHEEMITETDALSTVELEKYYVILPSTPPWSEEKFIQHFGGKRVPLGFHYDSANNTEWLSAEQLREEIRLHVDAEFTA, encoded by the coding sequence ATGGCCCTCGACCTCAACCATAAATCCATTCTGCTCACCGGCGGTACCGGTTCGTTTGGCAAACAGTTCGTGCAGTTGGTGCTCGATCGGTACCCGCAGGTGAAGCGCCTCGTGGTGTTTTCGCGCGATGAGCTGAAGCAGTACGAAATGGCTCAGCAGTTTCCGCAGAGCAAATACCCGGCAATGCGCTACTTCATCGGCGACGTGCGCGACGCCGAACGCATGAAGCGCGCCTGCGAGGGCATCGATATTATTGTGCACGCCGCGGCCCTCAAGCAGGTGCCCGCCGCCGAGTACAACCCGATGGAGTGCATCAAGACGAACATCTTCGGGGCCGAAAACGTGATTAACGCCGCCCTCGACTGCGGCGTGAAAGACGTGGTGGCGCTGAGCACCGACAAAGCCGCCGCGCCCATCAACCTGTACGGGGCCACCAAGCTTTGCTCCGACAAGCTGTTTGTGGCGGCCAACAACATGAAAGGCTCGCGCGATTTGCGCTTCTCGGTGGTGCGCTACGGCAACGTAATCGGCTCGCGCGGCTCGGTGGTGCCTTTCTTCCTGCAGGAGCGCCACAAAGGCGTGCTGCCCATCACCCACCCCGACATGACGCGCTTCAACATCTCGCTCGAAGAAGGCGTTGATTTGGTGCTGTATGCGCTGGAGCACGCGTGGGGCGGCGAAATCTTCGTGCCGAAAATTCCTTCGTACAAAATCACGGAGCTGGCCACGGCCATTGCTCCGAACTGCGAGCAGGAAATCGTGGGCATCCGCCCCGGCGAGAAGCTGCACGAGGAAATGATTACCGAAACCGATGCCCTAAGCACGGTTGAGCTGGAGAAATACTACGTTATCCTGCCCTCCACCCCGCCGTGGAGCGAAGAGAAGTTTATCCAGCATTTTGGGGGTAAGCGCGTGCCGTTGGGCTTCCACTACGATTCGGCCAACAACACCGAGTGGCTGAGCGCCGAGCAGCTGCGCGAAGAAATCCGTCTGCACGTCGACGCGGAGTTTACCGCCTAG
- the pseC gene encoding UDP-4-amino-4,6-dideoxy-N-acetyl-beta-L-altrosamine transaminase, with translation MSTPVLRPIPYGRQHITEADVQAVVETLQSDFLTQGPKVAEFEQRFAEYIGVEYAVAVSNGTAALHLCALALGVQPGQRVITTPITFAASANCVRYCGGEVHFVDIDPATALIDLGQVRRLLERHPKGYFSGLIPVDFAGLPVNLEEARQLADEFGLWIIEDACHAPGGYFLDSLGREQRCGNGQLADLAIFSFHPVKHIATGEGGMITTNRRDLYEQLLLLRTHGITRDAARLTQPDEGGWYYEMQELGYNYRMPDMLCALGITQLQRAEEGLERRRQLARQYDAAFAEVPGVTPLAGSAGHAYHLYVIQVDDRRGLYDFLRARQIFAQVHYIPVHTMPYYEQLGWQRGDLPLAEAYYARCLSLPMFPSLTDEEQQYVIESVREFLGA, from the coding sequence ATGAGCACTCCCGTACTTCGCCCCATTCCTTACGGCCGCCAGCACATCACCGAAGCCGATGTGCAAGCCGTTGTTGAAACGCTGCAATCCGATTTTCTGACGCAAGGCCCCAAAGTGGCCGAGTTTGAGCAACGGTTTGCCGAGTACATCGGGGTTGAGTACGCGGTGGCCGTAAGCAACGGTACGGCCGCTTTGCACCTGTGCGCCTTGGCCCTAGGTGTGCAGCCGGGGCAGCGCGTTATCACCACGCCCATCACGTTTGCGGCCTCGGCCAACTGCGTCCGCTACTGCGGCGGCGAGGTGCACTTCGTCGACATCGACCCGGCCACGGCGCTGATTGACCTAGGGCAGGTGCGCCGCCTGCTCGAACGGCACCCCAAAGGCTACTTCAGCGGGCTGATTCCGGTTGACTTTGCCGGCTTGCCCGTGAACCTGGAGGAAGCCCGCCAACTGGCCGATGAGTTTGGCCTCTGGATAATTGAAGATGCCTGCCACGCGCCGGGCGGCTACTTCCTCGACAGCCTAGGTCGGGAGCAACGCTGCGGCAACGGGCAGCTGGCCGATCTGGCTATCTTCTCCTTCCATCCGGTTAAGCACATTGCCACCGGCGAAGGTGGCATGATTACCACCAACCGCCGCGACCTTTACGAGCAACTGCTGTTACTGCGCACCCACGGCATCACGCGCGACGCAGCCCGCCTCACGCAGCCCGACGAAGGCGGTTGGTACTACGAAATGCAAGAGCTCGGCTACAATTACCGCATGCCCGATATGCTGTGCGCCCTAGGTATCACGCAGCTGCAACGCGCCGAGGAGGGCCTGGAGCGTCGTCGCCAACTGGCTCGGCAGTACGATGCGGCGTTTGCCGAGGTGCCCGGCGTTACGCCGCTGGCCGGCTCCGCTGGCCATGCTTATCACCTGTACGTCATTCAGGTAGACGACCGCCGCGGCCTTTACGACTTTTTGCGCGCCCGGCAGATTTTTGCGCAGGTGCACTACATTCCCGTCCATACCATGCCTTACTACGAGCAGCTGGGCTGGCAGCGCGGCGACTTACCGCTGGCCGAAGCGTACTATGCCCGCTGCCTCAGCCTGCCCATGTTTCCCTCGCTAACCGACGAGGAGCAGCAGTATGTGATTGAGAGCGTACGGGAGTTTTTGGGCGCATGA
- a CDS encoding acyl-CoA thioesterase produces MHYHKQYPIRWADLDPNGHMRHSAYNDYAAQLRLDFLEDAGFPLAKFAKLGIGPILFREDTRFLKEISPNETIKVGAELAGLSADGSRWRIVHTIYKADGRESAIITVDGAWLDLRQRKLATPPAELAEALGRLERHSSYAEIERGPQASA; encoded by the coding sequence ATGCACTACCACAAGCAATATCCCATCCGTTGGGCCGACCTCGACCCCAACGGCCACATGCGCCACTCCGCGTACAACGACTACGCCGCCCAACTTCGCCTGGACTTTCTGGAGGATGCCGGTTTTCCGCTGGCCAAGTTTGCCAAACTGGGCATTGGCCCGATTCTGTTTCGCGAAGACACCCGGTTCCTGAAGGAAATCAGCCCCAACGAAACCATTAAAGTGGGTGCCGAGCTGGCCGGCCTTAGCGCCGATGGCAGCCGTTGGCGCATCGTGCACACCATTTACAAAGCCGATGGGCGCGAGTCGGCCATCATCACCGTCGACGGGGCCTGGCTAGATTTGCGCCAGCGCAAGCTCGCCACGCCGCCCGCCGAGCTGGCCGAAGCCCTAGGTCGGCTGGAACGGCACAGCTCGTACGCCGAAATCGAGCGGGGCCCGCAAGCCAGTGCCTAA
- a CDS encoding DMT family transporter: MNRLLLMLLAVSMGALLPVQAALNARLARAGGGPVIAALASFAIGTVTLLLIALGSGMRLSSLAGAARSESPAVWLGGVIGAFYVGSVTVLTPRLGVALTFGLLIAGQLLLSVALDHFGLLGLPMQRVSVGRVAGILLLLVGVLLIRRF; the protein is encoded by the coding sequence ATGAATCGTTTGTTGTTGATGCTGCTGGCCGTGAGCATGGGCGCATTGCTGCCCGTGCAGGCGGCCCTGAATGCCCGTCTGGCCCGCGCCGGAGGAGGACCCGTAATTGCCGCCCTGGCATCGTTTGCCATTGGCACCGTAACGCTGCTGCTGATTGCCCTAGGTTCGGGCATGCGCCTGAGCAGCCTGGCAGGGGCCGCCCGCTCCGAGTCGCCGGCCGTGTGGTTGGGCGGGGTAATCGGGGCGTTTTATGTGGGCTCCGTAACCGTGCTCACGCCGCGGCTGGGCGTGGCCCTTACGTTCGGGCTGCTGATTGCCGGGCAGCTGTTGCTCTCGGTGGCGCTCGATCATTTTGGGCTGCTGGGCCTGCCGATGCAGCGCGTATCGGTGGGCCGCGTGGCCGGCATACTTTTGTTACTGGTTGGCGTACTACTCATCCGCCGCTTTTAG
- a CDS encoding aldehyde dehydrogenase family protein: MPKIISPQVAFAGLVAQVKQVAPEIFDPSGRYLNLLEGRWQEPGKPQDFVSPIDGSVLGALPMLDRETALRAVTFANAEAGKWAQTDLDERRRCVQDCLDQLRQQADLVGKLLMWEIGKTYKLGFTDIDRAIDGVQWYVDNIESMLGQREPLGVVSNIASWNYPMSVLLHAVLVQVLCGNSAVAKTPTDGGFISLSLTFAIARRCGLPVTLVSGSGGELSDVLVKNDAIDCLSFVGGRYNGRNIADALASVHKRYMLEMEGVNTYGIWNYSDWAALEDQLKKGYDYGKQRCTAYVRFVVQRSLFPKFLETYWNAARSLKVGNPTLVENPDDKLPDLAFGPVINSRQAEDLDRLYADALKTGATPIYEGQLDDSLFLPGQDCSAYRAPRALVNLPRQSELYFKEPFGPIDSIVLVDRVEELVGEMNISNGALVAALASDDQKWAQRTAKEIRAFKVGINKLRSRGDREEVFGGLGESWKGAFVGGKLLVEAVTQASNGQPVLGNYEDALLLPEKI; this comes from the coding sequence ATGCCTAAAATCATTTCGCCCCAAGTAGCGTTTGCTGGCCTCGTTGCGCAGGTAAAGCAAGTTGCTCCCGAAATCTTCGACCCCAGCGGCCGATACCTCAACCTGCTCGAAGGCCGCTGGCAGGAGCCCGGCAAGCCCCAGGATTTTGTGTCGCCCATTGATGGCTCGGTGTTGGGCGCCCTGCCCATGCTCGACCGCGAAACGGCCCTGCGCGCCGTAACCTTCGCCAATGCCGAAGCCGGTAAGTGGGCCCAAACCGACCTCGACGAGCGCCGCCGCTGCGTACAGGATTGCCTCGATCAGCTCCGGCAGCAAGCCGACCTGGTAGGTAAGCTGCTGATGTGGGAAATCGGTAAAACCTACAAGCTGGGCTTCACCGACATCGACCGCGCCATCGACGGGGTGCAGTGGTATGTCGATAACATCGAGAGCATGCTCGGGCAGCGCGAGCCCCTAGGTGTGGTTTCGAACATCGCCTCCTGGAACTACCCCATGTCGGTGCTACTGCACGCAGTGCTGGTGCAGGTGCTGTGCGGCAACTCGGCCGTGGCCAAAACGCCCACCGATGGCGGCTTTATTTCGCTGAGCCTCACCTTTGCCATTGCCCGCCGCTGCGGCCTGCCCGTAACGCTGGTGAGCGGCTCGGGCGGCGAGCTGAGCGACGTGCTGGTGAAAAACGACGCCATTGACTGCCTTTCGTTTGTGGGCGGGCGCTACAACGGCCGCAACATCGCCGACGCCCTGGCCTCGGTACACAAGCGCTACATGCTGGAAATGGAGGGCGTGAACACCTACGGCATCTGGAATTACTCCGACTGGGCCGCGCTCGAAGATCAGCTCAAAAAAGGCTACGACTACGGCAAGCAGCGCTGCACGGCCTACGTGCGCTTTGTGGTGCAGCGCAGCCTGTTCCCGAAGTTCCTGGAAACGTACTGGAATGCCGCCCGAAGCCTGAAAGTAGGCAACCCCACGCTGGTGGAAAACCCCGACGACAAGCTGCCCGATCTGGCATTCGGTCCCGTAATCAATAGCCGCCAGGCCGAAGACCTCGACCGCCTTTACGCCGACGCGCTGAAAACCGGTGCTACGCCGATTTACGAAGGCCAGCTCGACGACAGCCTGTTTCTGCCCGGCCAGGACTGCTCGGCCTACCGCGCACCTAGGGCCCTCGTAAACCTGCCGCGCCAAAGCGAACTGTACTTCAAAGAGCCGTTCGGCCCCATCGACAGCATCGTGCTTGTGGACCGGGTAGAGGAGCTGGTAGGGGAGATGAACATCTCGAACGGCGCGCTGGTAGCCGCGCTGGCCTCCGACGACCAGAAGTGGGCGCAGCGCACGGCCAAGGAAATCCGGGCCTTCAAAGTCGGTATCAACAAACTCCGCTCGCGCGGCGACCGGGAAGAGGTGTTCGGCGGCCTAGGCGAGTCGTGGAAAGGGGCCTTCGTGGGCGGCAAGCTGCTGGTAGAGGCCGTAACGCAGGCCAGCAACGGCCAACCCGTGCTCGGCAATTACGAAGACGCCCTGCTGCTTCCGGAAAAAATCTAA
- a CDS encoding pyruvate dehydrogenase complex E1 component subunit beta gives MRTIQFREALREAMSEEMRRDASVFLMGEEVAEYNGAYKVSQGMLDEFGPERVIDTPIAELGFAGIGVGAAMNGLKPIIEFMTFNFSLVAIDQVINSAAKMMSMSGGQYTVPIVFRGPTGNAGMLSSQHSQNFENWYANTPGLKVVVPSNPYDAKGLLKSAIRDPDPVIFMESELMYGDKGEVPEEEYLVEIGKANVVRQGKHVTIVSFGKMMKVALGAADELAKDGIEAEVIDLRSVRPIDYATLVESVKKTNRMVVVEEAWPLASISSELAYHVQRYAFDYLDAPIRRITSADVPLPYAPTLIEAALPNVARTVKAVKEVLYR, from the coding sequence ATGCGGACGATCCAATTCCGGGAAGCCCTGCGCGAAGCAATGTCCGAGGAAATGCGCCGCGATGCGAGCGTGTTTCTGATGGGCGAAGAGGTAGCTGAATACAACGGCGCCTACAAAGTAAGCCAAGGCATGCTCGACGAGTTTGGCCCCGAGCGCGTAATCGACACGCCCATTGCCGAGCTGGGTTTTGCTGGCATTGGCGTGGGCGCGGCCATGAACGGCCTGAAGCCGATCATCGAGTTCATGACGTTCAACTTCTCGCTCGTGGCCATCGACCAGGTCATCAACTCGGCCGCGAAGATGATGTCGATGTCGGGCGGGCAGTACACCGTTCCGATCGTGTTCCGCGGCCCAACCGGCAACGCGGGCATGCTCTCGTCGCAGCACTCGCAGAACTTCGAGAACTGGTACGCCAATACTCCCGGTCTGAAAGTGGTGGTTCCCTCGAACCCTTACGATGCCAAGGGCCTGTTGAAGTCGGCCATCCGCGACCCAGATCCGGTGATTTTCATGGAGTCGGAGCTGATGTACGGCGACAAAGGCGAGGTACCCGAAGAGGAATACCTCGTTGAGATTGGCAAAGCCAACGTGGTTCGCCAGGGCAAGCACGTAACCATTGTGTCGTTCGGCAAGATGATGAAGGTGGCCCTAGGTGCTGCCGACGAGCTGGCCAAAGACGGCATCGAGGCCGAAGTAATCGACCTGCGCTCGGTACGCCCCATCGACTACGCTACGCTGGTGGAATCGGTGAAGAAAACCAACCGCATGGTGGTGGTAGAGGAAGCCTGGCCGCTGGCCAGCATTAGCTCGGAGCTGGCCTACCACGTGCAGCGCTACGCCTTCGACTACCTCGACGCGCCCATCCGCCGCATCACCTCGGCCGATGTGCCCCTGCCCTACGCTCCCACGCTCATCGAAGCCGCGCTGCCAAATGTAGCCCGCACGGTGAAGGCCGTGAAGGAAGTGCTGTACCGTTAA
- a CDS encoding DinB family protein, whose protein sequence is MNHRLHLRFEQLENATEKLLRSAETLGEQAYHAPAPGQWSAAHVVHHLLASEAAIGQYLQQKLREQTTLANGTLGMRLRAGLLRLMLRLPGIRFKAPGRVAALTPTAATDLPSLADMRAQWRASRRQLENLLNEFPAQLVSRAIFKHPRVGMLTIQQTLDFMLDHVLHHQQQLGRISKALRQTV, encoded by the coding sequence ATGAATCACCGCTTGCACCTCCGCTTCGAGCAACTCGAAAACGCCACGGAAAAGCTGCTCCGATCGGCCGAAACGCTGGGCGAGCAAGCCTACCACGCTCCGGCGCCGGGGCAGTGGTCGGCGGCGCATGTGGTGCACCACTTGCTGGCCTCGGAGGCGGCCATTGGGCAATACCTGCAGCAAAAGCTGCGCGAACAAACCACGCTAGCCAACGGCACCCTGGGCATGCGCCTGCGGGCCGGGTTGCTGCGGCTAATGCTGCGCCTGCCGGGCATCCGGTTTAAGGCGCCCGGCCGGGTGGCGGCTCTCACGCCCACGGCCGCTACCGATTTGCCTTCGCTGGCCGACATGCGCGCGCAGTGGCGTGCCAGCCGCCGGCAGCTCGAAAACCTGCTGAACGAGTTTCCGGCTCAACTCGTCAGTCGGGCCATTTTTAAGCACCCGCGGGTAGGCATGCTCACGATTCAGCAAACGCTCGATTTTATGCTCGACCACGTGTTGCACCATCAGCAGCAGTTGGGCCGCATCAGCAAAGCCCTGCGCCAAACGGTTTAG
- the ffh gene encoding signal recognition particle protein, giving the protein MFDNLSTKLDRAFKTLKGQGSITEINVASTVKEIRRALVDADVNYKVAKEVTDKIKDEAMGREVLTAVSPGQLMVKIVYDELTQLMGGEKQDIVIKGDPAVVLLSGLQGSGKTTFAGKLASFIKKQNRTVLLVAADVYRPAAIDQLKVLGEQIGVEVYSEVENKNPVQIAQNAIQFAKQNNKKVVIIDTAGRLAVDEEMMREIEQVKRAINPSETLFVVDSMTGQDAVNTAKSFNERINFDGVVLTKLDGDARGGAALSIRAVVEKPIKFISTGEKMEALDLFYPDRMAQRILGMGDVISLVERAQQQFDEDEAKRINQKIRKNQFNFDDFLSQLEQIKKMGNLKDLVGMIPGMGKAMKDVEIDDDAFKPIEAIIRSMTPQERANPDIMNGSRRKRIAAGSGQGIQQVNNLMKQFDEMRKMMRTMNKMSQSKGGMLQMARMMGMRR; this is encoded by the coding sequence ATGTTTGATAATTTATCTACCAAGCTCGACCGCGCCTTCAAAACCCTGAAGGGCCAAGGCAGCATCACCGAAATCAACGTTGCCTCGACGGTTAAGGAAATCCGCCGCGCGCTGGTTGATGCCGACGTAAACTATAAGGTGGCCAAGGAAGTCACCGACAAGATTAAGGACGAGGCCATGGGCCGCGAGGTACTCACCGCAGTATCGCCGGGCCAGCTCATGGTGAAGATCGTGTACGACGAGCTGACCCAGCTGATGGGCGGCGAGAAGCAGGACATCGTCATCAAAGGCGACCCGGCGGTGGTGCTGCTCTCGGGCTTGCAGGGTTCGGGCAAAACCACGTTTGCCGGCAAGCTGGCCTCGTTTATCAAGAAGCAAAACCGCACCGTGCTGCTGGTGGCTGCCGACGTGTACCGCCCCGCCGCTATCGACCAGCTGAAGGTGCTCGGCGAGCAAATCGGCGTGGAGGTGTACTCCGAAGTGGAGAACAAAAACCCCGTGCAGATTGCCCAAAACGCCATTCAGTTCGCCAAGCAGAACAACAAGAAGGTAGTCATCATCGACACCGCCGGCCGCTTGGCCGTGGATGAGGAGATGATGCGCGAAATCGAACAGGTGAAGCGCGCCATCAACCCGAGCGAAACCCTGTTTGTGGTTGACTCGATGACCGGCCAGGACGCCGTGAACACGGCTAAGTCGTTCAACGAGCGCATCAACTTCGACGGCGTGGTGCTCACCAAGCTCGACGGCGATGCCCGCGGCGGTGCTGCCCTTTCGATTCGGGCCGTGGTGGAGAAGCCCATCAAGTTCATCTCGACGGGTGAAAAGATGGAGGCCCTCGACCTGTTCTACCCCGACCGCATGGCCCAGCGCATCCTGGGCATGGGCGACGTAATTTCGTTGGTAGAGCGCGCGCAGCAGCAGTTCGACGAGGACGAGGCCAAGCGCATCAACCAGAAGATCCGCAAAAACCAGTTCAACTTCGACGACTTCCTCTCGCAACTCGAGCAGATCAAGAAGATGGGCAACCTGAAGGATCTGGTGGGCATGATCCCCGGCATGGGCAAGGCCATGAAGGACGTGGAAATCGACGACGACGCCTTCAAGCCAATCGAAGCCATCATCCGCTCGATGACGCCGCAGGAGCGCGCCAACCCCGACATCATGAACGGTTCCCGCCGCAAGCGCATCGCCGCCGGTTCGGGCCAGGGCATTCAGCAGGTAAACAACCTGATGAAGCAGTTCGACGAGATGCGCAAAATGATGCGCACCATGAACAAGATGAGCCAGAGCAAAGGCGGTATGCTGCAAATGGCCCGCATGATGGGCATGCGCCGCTAA
- a CDS encoding nucleoside deaminase gives MDTPNPEFMREAIRLSIEKMQAGHGGPFGAVIVKDGQIIARGFNQVTSTNDPTCHAEVDAIRKACKELGTFQLDGCDLYTSCEPCPMCLGAIYWARPRRVFYGNTKQDAAAIGFDDQFIYDEIEKPLPDRQIPMEQLLRDEAIAGFQAWTQHEGKTEY, from the coding sequence ATGGATACTCCCAATCCCGAATTCATGCGCGAGGCTATCCGCCTTTCGATAGAGAAAATGCAAGCCGGCCACGGCGGCCCCTTTGGTGCCGTAATCGTGAAAGACGGCCAAATCATAGCCCGCGGTTTCAACCAGGTAACCAGCACCAACGACCCTACCTGCCACGCCGAGGTAGATGCCATCCGGAAAGCCTGCAAAGAGCTCGGCACCTTCCAGCTCGACGGCTGCGACCTGTACACCAGCTGCGAGCCGTGCCCTATGTGCCTGGGCGCCATTTACTGGGCCCGCCCCCGCCGCGTGTTTTATGGCAACACCAAGCAGGATGCGGCAGCCATCGGTTTCGACGACCAATTCATTTACGACGAAATCGAGAAGCCCCTCCCCGACCGCCAGATCCCGATGGAGCAGCTGCTGCGCGACGAGGCAATTGCCGGTTTCCAGGCCTGGACCCAGCACGAGGGCAAGACGGAATACTAA
- a CDS encoding glycosyltransferase family 4 protein, with translation MPAPLRLLVITYYWPPSGGAGVQRCLKWVKHLPEMGVEPTVITVDPAAAAYPVLDASLEADVPADVRVLRTGTLEPFGAYQKLTNRPIPHGGFANEGRPSLAQRVARFVRGNLFLPDPRRGWNRFVLRQVEELLQAGERFDAVLTSSPPHSTQLIGLELKRRYGMRWLADMRDPWTDIYYNQALHRTALARRIDARYERQVLEAADVVITTSADTRRLLLGKAAGLPTNKFVVLPNGYDEADFRLPSAPPADQLLITYVGTITGQYHVQPFLEEVAACAQRHPEVPLRLRFVGRVGKEVERQIAQAGLQERTELLEFVPHDEAVGYMLRSSALLLAIPKVPHNLGILPGKVFEYMAANKPIICIGPTASDAAHILDETHAGVTLGYDDRPDMREHLEQLVASWQKSPNLDLPAFSHSRYSRRALTQRLAGLIRG, from the coding sequence GTGCCCGCACCGCTTCGTTTGCTGGTCATTACCTACTACTGGCCCCCTTCGGGCGGGGCAGGCGTGCAGCGCTGCCTGAAGTGGGTAAAGCACCTGCCCGAAATGGGCGTGGAGCCCACGGTAATTACCGTTGATCCGGCGGCTGCGGCGTACCCGGTTTTGGATGCTTCGCTCGAAGCAGATGTACCCGCCGACGTACGGGTGTTGCGCACGGGCACCCTCGAGCCTTTTGGGGCTTACCAGAAACTAACGAACCGGCCCATTCCGCACGGCGGCTTTGCCAACGAAGGGCGGCCCTCGCTGGCGCAGCGGGTAGCCCGGTTTGTGCGCGGCAATCTGTTTCTGCCCGACCCGCGCCGGGGCTGGAACCGCTTTGTGCTGCGCCAGGTAGAGGAGCTGCTGCAAGCCGGCGAGCGGTTCGACGCGGTGCTTACTTCATCGCCGCCTCACTCCACGCAACTGATTGGCCTGGAGCTAAAACGGCGCTACGGCATGCGCTGGCTGGCCGACATGCGCGACCCCTGGACCGATATTTACTACAACCAGGCCCTGCACCGTACGGCCCTGGCCCGTCGCATCGATGCGCGCTACGAACGGCAGGTACTCGAAGCGGCCGACGTGGTAATCACCACCAGCGCCGATACGCGCCGCCTGCTGCTGGGCAAGGCCGCGGGCCTGCCCACCAACAAGTTTGTGGTATTGCCCAATGGTTATGACGAGGCCGATTTCCGGCTGCCTTCGGCCCCTCCTGCCGATCAGCTGCTGATTACCTACGTGGGCACCATTACGGGCCAGTACCACGTGCAGCCGTTTCTGGAGGAAGTAGCGGCGTGCGCCCAACGCCACCCCGAGGTGCCGCTGCGCCTGCGCTTCGTGGGCCGGGTGGGCAAAGAAGTGGAGCGTCAAATTGCGCAGGCAGGCCTGCAGGAGCGCACCGAGCTGCTCGAATTTGTGCCGCACGACGAGGCCGTAGGCTACATGCTCCGGAGCAGCGCGCTGCTGCTGGCTATTCCGAAAGTGCCGCACAACCTGGGCATTTTGCCGGGCAAGGTGTTCGAGTACATGGCGGCCAACAAGCCCATCATCTGCATCGGCCCTACCGCCTCCGATGCGGCCCACATCCTCGACGAAACGCACGCCGGGGTAACCCTAGGTTACGACGACCGCCCCGATATGCGGGAGCACCTGGAGCAACTGGTAGCCTCGTGGCAGAAAAGCCCAAACCTGGATTTGCCGGCTTTCAGCCACTCCCGCTATTCGCGCCGCGCCCTCACGCAGCGGTTGGCTGGGTTGATTAGGGGCTGA